The proteins below come from a single Candidatus Babeliales bacterium genomic window:
- a CDS encoding UDP-N-acetylglucosamine--N-acetylmuramyl-(pentapeptide) pyrophosphoryl-undecaprenol N-acetylglucosamine transferase codes for MNQNQTICFVAGRSGGHIIPALTLAHAHKKEYPTSRVLFFSTNTPLDTAIISADNSVDTYYQLPMDNIPKRWYRIPKYLYHATRSFFTSFYQLYKHKPALVISTGGYIGLPVCFAAWILRIPLELWELNALPGRSAHLLARFATKIHVVFDACKQYFPKQKTVVSAYPIRFTEKQISREQACTMINLDPYKKTILVLGGSQGSVSINTIIKQSLAHIENLRAVQCIHQTGAADTSNWHEIYAQHNMQAYICAYTNEIEPLYNAADLIICRAGAGSLFETVYFKKPAIIIPLETAITDHQLDNARAIALQYPELCTVLREQDIKRDPQEFYTMINTLLYKHITQRG; via the coding sequence ATGAATCAAAACCAAACGATATGTTTTGTAGCCGGTCGATCGGGAGGACATATCATACCCGCATTAACTCTTGCACATGCACATAAAAAAGAGTACCCAACCAGCAGGGTACTCTTTTTTTCAACCAATACGCCCCTTGATACTGCAATTATAAGCGCAGATAATTCTGTTGATACCTATTATCAACTGCCTATGGATAACATTCCGAAACGATGGTATCGCATTCCAAAATATCTGTATCATGCGACACGTTCTTTTTTCACAAGCTTCTATCAGCTCTATAAACATAAGCCTGCACTCGTGATTAGCACCGGCGGATACATCGGGCTACCCGTCTGTTTTGCCGCATGGATTTTACGCATTCCCCTAGAACTGTGGGAACTCAATGCACTCCCCGGCCGCTCTGCACATCTTCTTGCACGTTTTGCAACAAAAATTCATGTTGTGTTTGATGCGTGCAAACAATATTTTCCAAAACAAAAAACGGTTGTTTCTGCGTATCCAATACGCTTTACAGAAAAACAGATTTCACGCGAACAGGCATGCACTATGATCAATCTAGATCCATATAAAAAAACAATACTCGTTCTTGGCGGATCACAGGGCTCTGTCTCCATCAATACCATCATCAAACAATCTCTTGCGCATATTGAAAATCTTCGCGCAGTACAATGCATTCATCAAACGGGAGCCGCCGATACTTCCAACTGGCACGAGATTTATGCTCAACATAATATGCAAGCATATATCTGCGCATATACTAATGAAATCGAACCACTCTACAATGCAGCTGATCTGATTATTTGCCGCGCTGGTGCCGGCAGTTTATTTGAAACCGTCTATTTTAAAAAACCTGCTATTATCATTCCTCTTGAAACCGCTATTACCGATCATCAACTAGACAATGCGCGCGCGATTGCGCTGCAATATCCTGAGCTGTGCACGGTACTGCGGGAGCAGGATATAAAGCGTGATCCACAGGAATTCTACACAATGATTAATACATTGTTATATAAACACATAACCCAAAGAGGTTAA
- a CDS encoding PDDEXK nuclease domain-containing protein, translated as MNIEKTNEYAHFLQEIKDRIRDTQANALKSVNKYLISLYWSIGKDIVEKQKKNGWGDSVIEGLAVELQKALPGIKGFSARNLWKMRDLYVSYSSKEKLQPLVAEISWTNNIYILGKCKDPLEREFYVRMVRKYGWSKNSLINHISNQTYERTFLGQSNFDVTLPAQIQDNAKLIVKDEYTFDFLELGDDFSERQLENSLVARVEDFLKEMGGIFSFVGRQYRLEVDDKEYFLDILLYHRILRCLVIIELKIGEFIPEYIGKMQFYLAAVDAQVKTAEENPSIGIILCKSKSKMTVEYALKESNKPIGVASYTVVKKLPKELKDQLPNAEQIAKLIGKIE; from the coding sequence ATGAATATTGAAAAAACAAATGAGTATGCACATTTTTTACAAGAGATTAAGGATCGCATCAGGGACACTCAAGCTAATGCACTTAAATCAGTTAATAAATACCTCATATCTTTATACTGGAGTATAGGAAAAGACATAGTAGAAAAACAAAAGAAAAATGGGTGGGGTGATTCAGTAATAGAGGGGCTTGCTGTTGAATTGCAAAAAGCTCTCCCAGGCATCAAGGGGTTTTCCGCGAGAAATCTCTGGAAAATGCGCGATCTATACGTCTCGTACAGCTCTAAGGAAAAACTGCAACCACTGGTTGCAGAAATTAGTTGGACCAATAATATTTACATTTTGGGTAAGTGCAAGGACCCTCTAGAACGAGAATTTTACGTGCGCATGGTGCGCAAGTACGGATGGAGTAAAAATAGTCTCATTAATCATATTTCCAATCAAACTTACGAAAGAACATTCTTAGGACAAAGTAACTTTGATGTAACTCTACCCGCTCAAATCCAAGATAACGCAAAACTTATTGTTAAAGATGAATATACATTTGATTTTTTAGAACTTGGAGACGATTTTAGTGAACGCCAGCTTGAAAATTCTTTAGTCGCCAGAGTAGAAGATTTTTTAAAAGAAATGGGTGGCATTTTTAGTTTTGTAGGAAGACAATACCGCCTTGAAGTAGATGATAAAGAATATTTCTTAGATATCTTACTCTATCACCGTATACTCAGATGCCTTGTAATAATTGAACTCAAAATTGGTGAATTTATTCCCGAATACATCGGTAAAATGCAATTCTATCTTGCAGCTGTTGACGCCCAAGTAAAAACGGCCGAAGAAAACCCTTCGATTGGAATTATTTTATGTAAGTCAAAAAGTAAAATGACCGTAGAATATGCTTTGAAAGAATCAAATAAACCTATCGGCGTTGCATCATATACAGTTGTCAAAAAGCTTCCCAAAGAACTTAAAGATCAACTTCCCAATGCTGAACAAATCGCAAAGCTTATTGGCAAAATAGAGTAA
- a CDS encoding addiction module antidote protein, whose amino-acid sequence MIRKKRQFRDFQDLLLEQLQDPQETAAYLKAALADPDERVFLLALRDVLQAQGGNIADLAEETDLNKQNLYRMLSKKGNPRFTSLITVLNAIGFEMDIHPIKK is encoded by the coding sequence ATGATACGAAAAAAAAGACAATTTAGAGACTTTCAAGATTTATTATTAGAACAGTTACAAGATCCACAAGAGACGGCAGCATATCTTAAAGCTGCACTTGCAGATCCAGACGAGCGTGTGTTCTTATTAGCTTTACGCGATGTATTGCAAGCACAAGGTGGTAATATTGCTGATTTGGCTGAAGAGACGGATTTAAACAAACAAAATTTGTATCGGATGTTATCCAAAAAAGGTAACCCTCGATTTACGTCTTTAATAACAGTGTTGAACGCAATTGGCTTTGAAATGGATATTCATCCAATAAAAAAGTAA
- a CDS encoding AAA family ATPase, whose product MNNFKTGSLLLIGLALLTPLISYAQGEPEKSTLCINYRDAFDQTKLHEQYKDLMVMLNCQDNVCIDGQTKTDSLPKLDTEQVKKLQKEYTKACTDKLKKAHKWVIMEPARESLTLMALIATATTAVIKATSKDSMGGSFSIFNAFTHAAFLSLGVIRSGFHLAFPPTHPLNPLENLFAKNQCFIPKALWPIIIEKFTIARQNQFEQRDAMNFLEFALGLTTYQPSAPMTMDANKINGVINELHKRIDSFFAHYNDASDGECCRALKINIAKFVLALAGDTNICPRYIYLHGPGGIGKTHFVRTLAQWFQELLPDTTRFNDLIITSADELEGNQRQPGSMLRVLRNQLMGKKRGSIVFMDEATWLNKDDMISPAKRVFNGNQSKLSTSYFGSGMDGTGINLKLPPMLIFVASNEEIKDTALASRFDTIQYPTPTPTLLIAHALHVIKNSKVLPIKRNGIAQEKVEEWITQNKINNFRVIESKIEQFMMAKGE is encoded by the coding sequence ATGAATAATTTCAAAACTGGTTCTTTGCTATTAATAGGTCTTGCTCTATTAACCCCACTAATAAGCTATGCACAGGGAGAACCTGAAAAGTCGACCTTGTGTATTAATTATCGTGATGCATTTGATCAGACCAAGCTTCATGAACAGTATAAAGATCTTATGGTCATGTTAAATTGCCAGGATAATGTTTGTATAGACGGCCAAACTAAAACTGACTCACTACCAAAATTAGATACTGAACAGGTCAAAAAGTTACAAAAAGAATATACAAAGGCGTGTACTGATAAACTTAAAAAGGCACATAAATGGGTTATCATGGAGCCCGCACGCGAAAGTCTGACGTTAATGGCATTAATTGCAACGGCAACAACAGCCGTTATTAAAGCGACAAGCAAAGACTCAATGGGAGGCAGTTTTAGCATTTTTAATGCTTTTACTCATGCTGCATTTCTTTCACTTGGCGTAATTCGTTCTGGCTTTCATCTTGCATTTCCACCAACTCATCCCCTTAATCCGCTTGAGAATCTTTTTGCCAAAAACCAATGTTTTATTCCAAAAGCATTATGGCCAATTATTATTGAAAAATTTACCATTGCGCGTCAAAATCAATTTGAACAACGTGATGCCATGAACTTTCTTGAGTTTGCTCTTGGACTCACTACCTATCAGCCGTCAGCACCAATGACTATGGACGCCAACAAAATAAACGGAGTAATCAATGAACTTCATAAGCGAATCGACAGTTTCTTTGCTCACTATAACGACGCTTCAGATGGTGAATGTTGTCGAGCACTAAAGATCAATATTGCAAAATTTGTACTTGCTCTTGCAGGTGATACAAACATATGCCCTCGTTATATATATCTCCATGGGCCTGGTGGTATTGGAAAAACCCATTTTGTACGTACCCTGGCGCAATGGTTCCAAGAGCTCTTACCCGATACAACGCGCTTTAATGATCTAATTATTACTTCCGCTGATGAGTTAGAAGGAAATCAAAGACAACCAGGGTCTATGCTACGAGTGCTGCGCAATCAACTGATGGGCAAAAAGCGAGGATCAATTGTATTCATGGATGAAGCAACATGGCTTAATAAAGATGATATGATAAGCCCAGCAAAACGCGTATTTAATGGAAATCAGTCAAAGCTATCTACCAGTTATTTTGGTTCTGGTATGGATGGAACCGGTATTAATTTAAAATTGCCACCAATGCTTATTTTTGTAGCAAGTAATGAGGAAATAAAAGATACCGCATTAGCAAGTAGATTTGATACTATTCAATATCCTACTCCGACCCCTACATTGTTAATTGCTCATGCTTTGCATGTTATAAAAAACAGTAAAGTATTACCAATTAAAAGAAATGGGATAGCACAAGAAAAAGTAGAAGAATGGATAACACAAAACAAGATTAATAATTTCAGAGTGATCGAATCAAAAATCGAACAGTTTATGATGGCAAAAGGTGAATAG
- a CDS encoding transglycosylase domain-containing protein: MVIKLRTIILSLFLCGCFAIACALGAIFFLLHNNCINFSVLENYNPGAPTIILDDSGAEWTRFQLDKREPVPYDQMPTHLIQAFLAAEDRSFFEHAGISIRGILRSVVVNLYHGRKAQGASTITQQLVKLLFFDSRKMFIRKIKEQICSIIVEYQLTKQQILQTYLNHVYFGCGIYGVQAAAHRFWAKDVSELSIDESAVLAAVICSPRHYCPILSPLSCTNRRNVIITVMHQLGHITHEQMRDALAVKLVVKDLDTTVSAPYLKETLRLFLEDLVGKRALYTGGFQVQTTINRQVQHHAQAAFDKQLTSLRSGVLPGVDGALISLDVQTGAIKALVGGANFRESKWNRVLQARRQMGSTFKPLVYAMAVQKGANFAQTEVDEPIAIENYGPVWRPNNVYNTFDGTMTLARALSYSNNIITIKTLLKTGIQPVVDLAKQCRIAGPVHPYPSIALGCVDATLREVAGMFNLFANDGVYVEPHYIKWVKDCWGNKIYKSNPECERVLSSRVVGQVAKALSLGLIRARDRLPKKWVEGHAISKTGTSDFRTCWFVGSTPELTTAVYIGYDDGRHMGKDMFPLRTAFPIWIGLYKELPATQKTFVFDPTLKEVTINELTGQMVTPGADAQGITILV, encoded by the coding sequence ATGGTAATAAAATTACGGACTATAATTCTTTCTTTATTTTTGTGCGGTTGCTTTGCTATTGCATGTGCATTAGGTGCGATTTTCTTTCTACTGCATAATAACTGTATTAACTTTTCGGTGCTGGAAAATTATAATCCTGGAGCGCCGACTATTATTCTGGATGATTCTGGCGCAGAATGGACTCGTTTTCAGCTTGATAAGCGGGAACCGGTACCCTATGATCAAATGCCAACGCATTTGATTCAGGCATTTTTAGCGGCTGAAGATCGCTCATTTTTTGAGCATGCGGGCATATCAATACGAGGAATACTGCGTTCTGTTGTGGTTAACCTGTACCATGGACGTAAGGCGCAGGGGGCGAGTACTATTACACAGCAATTAGTTAAGTTACTTTTTTTTGATTCACGTAAAATGTTTATTCGTAAAATCAAAGAGCAGATTTGTTCAATAATTGTTGAATATCAGCTTACTAAGCAGCAGATATTGCAAACATATTTAAATCATGTCTATTTTGGTTGTGGTATTTATGGGGTGCAAGCAGCAGCGCATCGTTTTTGGGCAAAGGATGTTTCAGAGTTATCTATTGATGAATCGGCAGTGCTTGCAGCAGTCATCTGTTCACCGCGTCATTATTGTCCTATTTTATCACCATTATCATGTACCAATCGTCGCAATGTGATTATTACGGTTATGCATCAATTGGGGCACATTACTCATGAGCAGATGCGTGATGCGCTTGCAGTAAAACTGGTTGTTAAGGATCTAGATACAACGGTATCAGCGCCCTATCTTAAAGAAACACTTCGGCTTTTTTTAGAAGATTTAGTTGGAAAGCGGGCATTGTATACAGGAGGCTTCCAGGTACAGACAACCATTAATAGGCAGGTGCAGCACCATGCACAAGCGGCATTTGATAAGCAGCTGACATCTTTGCGGTCTGGGGTATTGCCCGGAGTTGATGGTGCGCTTATCTCTTTGGATGTACAGACGGGGGCTATTAAAGCGTTGGTTGGAGGAGCTAATTTTCGAGAATCAAAATGGAATCGTGTTTTGCAAGCACGGCGTCAGATGGGGTCTACGTTTAAACCGCTTGTATATGCTATGGCTGTTCAGAAAGGTGCCAATTTTGCCCAAACGGAAGTTGATGAGCCTATTGCAATAGAAAATTATGGCCCAGTATGGAGGCCAAATAATGTGTATAACACCTTTGATGGCACGATGACATTAGCGCGTGCGCTTTCATACTCTAATAATATTATTACCATTAAAACGCTATTGAAAACAGGGATACAGCCAGTAGTAGACTTGGCAAAACAATGCCGGATAGCGGGGCCAGTGCATCCATATCCATCGATTGCATTGGGATGTGTTGATGCTACGTTACGTGAAGTTGCAGGTATGTTTAATCTCTTTGCCAACGATGGAGTGTATGTTGAACCGCATTATATTAAGTGGGTTAAAGATTGTTGGGGAAATAAAATATATAAAAGTAATCCAGAATGTGAGCGAGTGCTCTCGTCGCGAGTTGTTGGGCAGGTGGCAAAAGCATTAAGTTTAGGGTTAATACGGGCGCGTGATCGGCTTCCAAAAAAATGGGTTGAAGGGCATGCGATTAGCAAAACAGGAACCAGTGATTTTAGAACTTGTTGGTTTGTGGGTTCAACGCCAGAGCTGACAACGGCAGTATATATTGGATATGATGATGGTCGTCACATGGGTAAAGATATGTTTCCGTTACGTACAGCGTTTCCTATTTGGATTGGATTATATAAAGAGTTACCGGCAACGCAAAAGACGTTTGTGTTTGATCCGACGTTAAAAGAAGTGACTATTAACGAGCTTACGGGGCAAATGGTTACCCCAGGTGCGGATGCTCAAGGAATCACTATTTTAGTGTGA
- a CDS encoding PASTA domain-containing protein has product MKLTYLLSLIPFLCFIFGYKLLAYLYHVETIKTPCLVGMQLQHAFPLLSAHNLNPRLVAYKESAELPTGTILSQTPEPDITIKPNQAMYLVVSQQPPKITTPNLLQKSDPAIARILKADTIHHKPYILNHTSPTGHCFGQFPAPGTPLEEKKIITYMASETNKSILLPNFKGKSIPQVIEFLKNHSISYTITHHSPQAPGHTCSDTCMVHDQRPLAYSIIPRVEQKSLHLQLQVRS; this is encoded by the coding sequence ATGAAATTAACATACTTACTTTCTCTGATCCCGTTCCTCTGCTTTATCTTTGGATATAAACTCCTTGCCTATCTGTACCACGTTGAAACAATCAAAACTCCTTGTTTAGTTGGTATGCAATTACAACACGCATTTCCCCTTTTATCTGCCCACAACCTCAATCCTCGACTTGTTGCATACAAAGAGAGCGCAGAGCTACCAACGGGCACCATACTCAGCCAAACGCCTGAACCAGACATTACCATAAAACCGAATCAAGCAATGTACCTGGTGGTATCACAACAGCCACCAAAAATAACTACTCCCAACCTGCTACAAAAATCAGATCCCGCTATCGCGCGCATCCTAAAAGCAGATACTATTCATCACAAACCATATATCCTTAATCATACGAGCCCTACAGGCCACTGTTTTGGGCAATTTCCAGCACCAGGAACCCCGCTAGAAGAAAAAAAAATCATTACCTATATGGCGTCTGAAACAAATAAATCAATACTACTCCCCAATTTTAAAGGAAAATCGATACCGCAGGTAATTGAATTCCTCAAAAATCACTCCATCTCTTACACGATCACCCATCACAGCCCCCAGGCACCAGGCCATACTTGCAGCGATACGTGCATGGTCCATGACCAGCGACCACTCGCTTATTCAATCATTCCTCGCGTAGAGCAAAAATCATTACACTTGCAACTGCAAGTACGCTCATAA
- a CDS encoding HAD hydrolase-like protein, translating into MLQVSYRKTSLLLITLAINIVAYAAPKYTPENTMFAFDLDGVILTWGLQIFKKPIPGTIAIINKLHQKGYELSIATNNKHSDVRHYQKKFPKIFNLFKKIKHSFSGHKKPSLEFFQDYLNRYKTRSKRYIIFIDDRATNITAARKFADQGFVAIHFKNPEQLERALIEMKIL; encoded by the coding sequence ATGCTTCAAGTCTCCTACAGAAAAACATCATTGTTATTAATAACCCTAGCGATTAATATAGTTGCCTATGCAGCACCAAAATATACACCAGAAAATACGATGTTCGCATTTGATCTTGATGGAGTCATCCTCACCTGGGGATTACAAATATTTAAAAAGCCAATTCCAGGAACAATCGCCATCATTAACAAACTCCATCAAAAAGGATATGAGCTTTCTATTGCAACTAACAACAAACATTCAGACGTACGTCATTATCAAAAAAAATTCCCAAAAATATTTAACCTATTTAAAAAAATAAAACATAGTTTTTCTGGCCATAAAAAACCAAGCCTAGAATTTTTTCAGGATTATTTAAATCGATATAAAACAAGAAGCAAAAGATACATTATCTTCATCGATGATAGAGCCACTAACATCACGGCCGCACGAAAATTCGCTGATCAAGGATTCGTAGCCATTCACTTTAAAAATCCTGAACAACTTGAACGCGCGCTGATTGAGATGAAAATTTTATAA
- the uppS gene encoding polyprenyl diphosphate synthase yields MIQHLACQMDGNRRWAKKNGLAFFEGHRKGAQSVRVVTDFCLEQGIRFLSLYTFSMENFKRSEQEKQFIFDLFVQELNRYQDEVISKGVRVRIIGERTLFPETVIAACNQIEHATAHGEKLTVNLLFGYGARQEITAGVQQIAREILNGSLSPDAITYQVIMDHLWTAHTPDPDIIIRTGARSRLSNFLLLQSSYSEYFFVDCLWPDLSAQLLEAVLDEFGNRQRNFGA; encoded by the coding sequence ATGATACAGCATCTTGCATGTCAGATGGACGGTAATCGGCGTTGGGCAAAAAAAAATGGGCTAGCGTTTTTTGAAGGACACCGTAAGGGGGCGCAGTCGGTTAGAGTGGTAACTGATTTCTGTTTAGAGCAGGGAATCCGATTTCTTTCATTGTATACCTTTTCGATGGAAAACTTTAAACGTTCAGAGCAAGAAAAACAATTCATTTTTGATCTGTTTGTACAAGAACTTAATCGGTATCAGGATGAAGTTATTAGCAAAGGGGTTCGGGTTCGGATTATTGGAGAACGTACATTGTTCCCAGAGACGGTTATAGCAGCGTGTAATCAGATAGAACACGCGACTGCTCATGGTGAAAAACTTACCGTAAATCTTTTATTTGGATATGGAGCTCGGCAGGAAATTACCGCTGGAGTACAGCAGATTGCACGCGAAATTTTGAATGGCTCTTTATCGCCGGATGCAATTACCTACCAAGTGATAATGGATCACTTGTGGACGGCACATACCCCTGATCCAGATATTATTATAAGAACAGGTGCACGGAGTCGCTTAAGTAATTTCTTACTGTTGCAATCATCATATAGCGAATATTTTTTTGTAGACTGCTTGTGGCCAGACCTTTCTGCGCAACTGCTTGAGGCTGTGCTTGATGAATTTGGCAATCGTCAAAGAAATTTTGGTGCGTAG
- a CDS encoding ankyrin repeat domain-containing protein yields MQFIKNGLLITVLINFGLSLQLHAAQAVNQSAERAQGRLKRLGGHLEQSKQQSAIAPEDVAATHMLLEEPGYCQLVKEKWFAQLMEHKEIIKKALENEFLYEATHFVFYHAQQQDNRVIGGLLKNMYEFIHKEPLGSDFEFLRFWPEGSDYPNVQSYLDSFSTFNVFNDHQAQVRSVLLAVNPSLFGNFNVLDECSWSYFLVNTSIGDFIKTSLEKIFKRCGFDKKFIKDLLDVNKKFQSKTGDLIQICIPKDLVNGCAYLSQPWGIPQKEYIFSIDRRPLAERDYDRLRQRYTKSSTILDLLQTQKGIIKDPENIQLRLFFSKTGPLLNPDMGAKVFRFTTLTSHQVEEYDRQIRMISAKMFVQHSPLLPPIKKQPDASMSFMRSLPVHEHDIAAQVVNRLVQPESVLQVLRMPNASEEVQKLLDRGAYINVKDKDGETPLMIAVRFRNVGLVKFLVNAGADIAIKDRYGRTAYHIARENQQHSSHAAYGEIAAYLKAEHKKRISTKKVRAHRLWVK; encoded by the coding sequence ATGCAGTTCATAAAAAATGGTTTATTAATAACGGTTTTAATCAATTTTGGTTTGAGTTTGCAGTTGCATGCAGCTCAAGCAGTTAATCAATCTGCAGAGCGAGCGCAGGGACGGTTAAAGCGCCTAGGTGGACATCTTGAGCAATCTAAGCAACAGTCTGCTATTGCACCAGAAGATGTTGCCGCAACGCACATGCTCCTTGAAGAACCCGGCTATTGCCAGTTGGTTAAAGAAAAATGGTTTGCTCAATTGATGGAGCATAAAGAGATAATAAAAAAGGCATTAGAGAATGAGTTCCTGTATGAAGCGACTCATTTTGTTTTTTATCACGCGCAGCAGCAAGACAATAGAGTTATTGGTGGGCTTTTAAAAAACATGTATGAATTCATACATAAAGAGCCATTGGGTTCTGATTTTGAATTCTTGCGTTTTTGGCCTGAAGGATCTGATTATCCGAATGTGCAAAGTTATTTAGATAGTTTCAGTACTTTTAATGTTTTTAATGATCATCAAGCTCAGGTTCGATCGGTTCTTTTGGCAGTAAATCCAAGCTTATTTGGCAACTTCAATGTTCTGGATGAGTGCTCTTGGAGTTATTTTTTAGTAAATACGAGCATAGGGGATTTTATTAAAACATCATTAGAAAAAATTTTTAAGCGGTGTGGGTTCGATAAAAAGTTTATTAAGGATCTTTTGGATGTTAATAAAAAATTTCAGTCTAAAACTGGTGATCTGATACAAATATGTATTCCGAAAGATCTGGTAAACGGCTGTGCATATCTTTCACAGCCTTGGGGCATTCCTCAGAAAGAGTACATCTTTAGTATTGATCGCAGGCCCCTTGCAGAGCGGGATTATGATCGCTTGCGGCAGCGATACACAAAAAGCAGTACCATTCTTGATTTGTTGCAGACACAAAAAGGCATCATTAAAGATCCAGAAAATATTCAATTGCGGCTCTTTTTTTCAAAAACAGGGCCCTTACTAAACCCTGATATGGGGGCAAAGGTATTTAGATTTACAACCCTTACATCGCATCAGGTAGAGGAATATGATAGACAAATTAGAATGATTTCAGCAAAAATGTTTGTTCAACATTCTCCTTTGTTACCGCCCATAAAAAAACAGCCAGATGCTTCTATGTCTTTCATGAGATCCTTGCCCGTGCATGAGCATGATATAGCTGCACAGGTAGTCAATCGCTTGGTTCAACCAGAGAGTGTGCTACAGGTATTGAGAATGCCTAACGCAAGCGAAGAAGTACAAAAATTGCTTGATAGAGGCGCATATATAAATGTTAAAGATAAAGATGGAGAGACGCCATTAATGATTGCAGTACGGTTTAGGAATGTAGGGTTGGTAAAGTTTTTAGTAAACGCAGGTGCAGATATTGCGATTAAGGATAGGTATGGCAGAACGGCTTACCATATAGCGCGAGAAAATCAGCAACATTCCTCCCACGCAGCGTATGGAGAGATTGCGGCATATTTAAAGGCGGAACACAAAAAAAGAATCTCAACAAAAAAGGTAAGAGCGCATAGGTTGTGGGTTAAATGA